A single region of the Mercenaria mercenaria strain notata chromosome 6, MADL_Memer_1, whole genome shotgun sequence genome encodes:
- the LOC128557762 gene encoding purine nucleoside phosphorylase-like isoform X5: MLKDVEIIEYADIEGFPVSTGSGLDHEEVPGHAGRLVFGTLKGRQVVLMQGRAHLYEGYDVHKIILPVRVMKLMGVKILFVTNAAGGINQDFNVGDIMIIKDHFNMPGFAAVNPLVGPNDDRFGPRFPPASQCYSSRLRKIAKSVAERLEMNDFIRDGVYCFLGGPSFETVTECRFLKVAGVDATGMSTVPEVLVANHCGIEVCGITLITNKCVMEYDSTQVANHEEVLETGQKRAKDMQNLIGEIVAELGD, from the exons GATCAGGATTGGATCATGAGGAAG TTCCAGGTCATGCAGGCAGGCTAGTGTTTGGTACATTAAAAGGACGCCAGGTGGTCCTGATGCAAGGAAGAGCCCATTTATATGAGGGATATGATGTTCACAAG ATTATCCTGCCTGTACGAGTGATGAAGTTGATGGGGGTGAAGATCCTGTTTGTAACCAATGCTGCTGGCGGTATTAACCAGGACTTCAATGTAGGAGATATCATGATTATAAAGGACCATTTCAACATGCCGGGGTTCGCGGCAGTTAATCCTCTAGTGGGACCAAATGATGACAG ATTTGGACCGAGATTTCCACCAGCTTCACAGTGCTACAGTTCCCGCCTACGTAAGATTGCTAAGAGTGTTGCTGAAAGACTCGAGATGAATGATTTTATACGTGATGGGGTGTACTGTTTCCTTGGTGGACCTTCATTTGAGACAGTGACTGAATGCAGGTTTCTCAAAGTTGCTGGTGTAGATGCCACAG GTATGAGCACAGTCCCAGAGGTATTGGTTGCTAACCACTGCGGAATAGAAGTATGCGGCATCACTCTGATAACAAACAAATGCGTGATGGAATACGACTCGACGCAAGTTGCCAATCATGAAGAGGTCCTAGAAACAGGACAAAAACGTGCCAAAGATATGCAGAATCTCATTGGTGAAATAGTTGCTGAGCTGGGAGACTAA